CGCCAAGGCCGGCCTCACAGCCGAGCTCGCCGTAAAGAGCACTCACGCGGTGATCCTGATCGACCAGAGCGATCTGGCGAACATCCGATCCGTTCTGACCGTTGTCCGCCCAAACGTGCGCATCATGGGCTCGGGCGAAAGCGTCGAAATCTTCAAAGAAGTTGGCCTGCCCAAGGATGTCGTGCAGCGCTTTAGCGTTCGCGCCATGGGCGGTACCCACGGCATCGGCCACACCCGCATGGCGACCGAAAGTGCGGTGACCACGCTCGGAGCCCACCCCTTCTCGACCGGTGCCGACCAGTGTCTGGTGCACAACGGCTCTCTCTCGAACCACAACAACCTGCGTCGCGAGCTGATCCGTGAGGGCATGTCCTTCGAGACACAGAATGATAGCGAAGTGGCCGCAGCCTATCTCACCGCGGAGATGGCCAAGGGCAAGGATCTCGGTCAGGCGCTGACCGGCGCGCTTGATGATCTCGACGGCTTCTTCACCTTCGTCGTCGGCACGAAAACCGGCTTCGGCGTCGTCCGCGACCCGATCGCCTGCAAGCCCGCCGTCATGGCCGAGACTGAACAGTATGTCGCGTTCGGCTCCGAATACCGGGCGCTGGTCAACCTCCCGGGCATCGAGACCGCCCGCGTCTGGGAGCCCGAACCGGCGACAGTCTATTTCTGGGACCACGAAAAGACCGCCTGAACCGCGACACTCCGAGAAAGCATTGCGAATGCCAGTCTTCGACCTCTCCCATACTCCGCTTCGAGACCTGAACAGCGCGCTTCACAATCTTGGCGCCGGTTCCAACGACACCCTCTTCGAAGTGGTGAACCCGCGCGGCCATCATGCCGTGGCGGTTGGCATCGACGCGCCCGTGACTGTCGAAGTGAAGGGTTCGGTGGGCTACTATTGCGCCGGTATGAACGACGGCGGCACGGTCACCATCCATGGCTCCGCCGGCCCGGGTGTCGCGGAAAACATGATGTCCGGCACAGTGTTCATCGAAGGTGACGCCAGTCAGTATGCCGGTGCCACAGGGCGTGGCGGCTTGCTGGTCATCAAGGGCAACGCCGCCTCCCGCTGCGGCATCTCGATGAAGGGCATCGACATCGTCGTGCGTGGCTCCATCGGCCATATGTCGGCCTTCATGGGGCAATCAGGCCATCTCGTTGTCTGCGGCGATGCCGGCGAAGCGCTGGGCGACAGTCTCTACGAAGCCAAGCTCTTTGTGCGCGGCACGGTCAAAAGCCTTGGCGCAGATTGCATCGAAAAACCGATGAAGCCGAAACATCTGGCAAAGCTCGCCGAACTCCTCGCCAAGGCCGGGATCACCGATGTGAAGCCGGAAGAGTTCAGACGCTACGGTTCGGCCCGCAAGCTCTACAATTTCAACATCGACAATGCCGACGCGTATTGAGGCGAGGACAGGCCATGAGCTACCACAACCCCTTCACCCCGCCGCGCAAGTCCGCAACCTTTGACGATTATACCCTGGCCGAAATCCGCCGTGCGGCGGCCACCGGCATCTACGACATCAGAGGCGCCGGCACCAAGCGCAAGGTCCCGCATTTCGACGACCTGCTTTTCCTCGGCGCATCCATCTCCCGCTATCCGCTGGAAGGCTACCGCGAGAAGTGCGATACCTCGGTCGTGCTCGGCACGCGTTTTGCGAAGAAGCCGATCGAACTGAAGATCCCGATCACTATTGCCGGCATGAGCTTCGGCGCTCTCTCCGGCAATGCCAAGGAAGCGCTCGGCCGCGGCGCATCGCTCGCCGGCACCTCCACCACGACGGGCGACGGCGGCATGACCGACGAGGAGCGCGGCCATTCCGAAAAGCTCGTCTACCAGTACCTCCCCTCCCGCTACGGCATGAACCCCAGGGATCTTCGTCGCGCCGATGCGATAGAAGTGGTGGTTGGCCAGGGGGCGAAACCCGGCGGCGGCGGCATGCTGCTCGGCCAGAAGATCTCCGATCGCGTCGCCAACATGCGAAACCTGCCCAAGGGCATCGACCAGCGCTCCGCCTGCCGCCATCCGGACTGGACGGGCCCTGATGATCTCGAAATCAAGATCCTCGAACTGCGCGAAATCACCGATTGGGAGAAGCCGGTCTATGTGAAAGTCGGCGGCGCACGCCCCTATTACGACACGGCGCTGGCGGTAAAGGCTGGCGCCGATGTCGTGGTGCTCGACGGCATGCAGGGTGGCACGGCCGCGACCCAGGATGTCTTCATCGAACACGTTGGCATGCCCACCCTTGCCTGCATCAGGCCTGCCGTCCAGGCGCTGCAGGATCTCGGCATGCACCGCAAGGTGCAACTGGTGATCTCAGGTGGCATCCGCTCGGGCGCTGATGTGGCGAAGGCCCTTGCGCTTGGCGCCGATGCTGTTGCAATCGGCACGGCAGCGCTGGTGGCCATAGGCGACAACGACCCGAAATGGGAAGAGGATTACCAGAAGCTGGGCACGACCGCCGGGGCCTATGACGACTGGCATGAAGGCAAGGACCCGGCCGGCATCACCACCCAGGATCCGGATCTCGCCGCCCGCCTTGACCCGGTCGCGGCCGGACGAAGGCTTGCCAACTACCTGAAGGTCATGACGCTGGAGGCGCAGACCATCGCCCGCGCCTGTGGCAAGAACAAGCTACACAATCTGGAGCCGGAGGATCTTTGCGCGCTGACGATGGAAGCCGCAGCCATGGCGCAGGTGCCACTCGCCGGCACTAGCTGGTATCCCGGAAAGGGAGGTTTCTAACCACCTGAATGGCCGCATCCGACTCCCACGGATGCGGCCATTCTTCTTTCAACCGATGTGTCTCAATCCATAAAAATAGGGGAACGACGTGACACAGGATCTGGCAGGCTTCGCGAAGGAGCGAGGCATCAAATACTTCATGATCAGCTACACCGACCTCTTCGGCGCCCAGCGCGCCAAGCTGGTCCCCGCCCAGGCCATCTCCGACATGCAGAAGGACGGCGCAGGATTTGCAGGCTTCGCCACCTGGCTCGACCTCACTCCTGCCCACCCGGATCTCTTCGGCATTCCAGACGCCTCGTCCGTCATCCAGCTCCCCTGGAAGCCTGAGGTCGCCTGGGTTGCCGCCGACTGCATGATGGACGATGAACCGGTCGCGCAGGCGCCACGCGTGGTGTTGAAGAAACTGGTCGCGGAGGCAACAAAACTCGGCCTCAGGGTGAAAACCGGCGTTGAGCCCGAATTCTTCCTGATTTCCGCCGATGGCGAACAGATCTCCGATCAATACGACACGGCGGAAAAGCCTTGCTACGACCAGCAGGCGCTGATGCGCCGTTATGACGTGATCGCGGAAATCTGCGACCACATGCTGGCGCTGGGCTGGAAACCCTACCAAAACGACCATGAGGATGCGAATGGCCAGTTCGAGATGAACTGGGAATATGACGACGCACTGAAGACGGCCGACAAGCACTCCTTCTTCAAGTTCATGGTGAAGTCCATTGCGGAGAAGCACGGGCTGCGCGCTACCTTCATGCCAAAGCCCTTCAAGGGCCTCACCGGCAACGGCTGCCACGCCCACATTTCGGTCTGGGATCTCGAGGGCCAGATCAACGCCTTCGCCGACAAGGATATGCCTTTTGGCCTCTCCGCCAAGGGCAAGACATTCCTCGGCGGCATCATGAAACATGCTTCGGCCTTGGCCGCAATCACCAACCCGACGGTCAATTCCTACAAGCGCATCAACGCCCCGCGCACAGTCTCCGGCGCCACCTGGGCTCCAAACACCGTGACCTGGACCGGAAACAACCGCACCCATATGGTCCGCGTCCCCGGCCCCGGCCGCTTCGAACTGCGGTTGCCGGATGGCGCGGTGAACCCCTACCTGCTCCAGGCAATCATCATTGCAGCGGGCTTGAGCGGCCTGAAGAGCGATGCCGATCCAGGTCCGCATCACGACATCGACATGTACCGCGACGGCCACACGGTGAAAGATGCGCCGCGCCTGCCGCTGAACCTGCTCGACGCGCTGCGAGAGTTCCAAAAAGACGCCCCGCTCCGGACGGCTTTGGGCGACGAATTCTCCGACGCCTATCTCAAGCTGAAACGAAGCGAGTGGGATAGCTACTGCGGCCACTTCACCGCCTGGGAGCGCCAGACGACGCTGGACGTCTGACGCATCGGTCAGAAAGACAGGGGGCATATCCGGGATAGCCCCGGATACGGGCTCCTTGCCGTGAGCGATCTGCAGAGAGCCTGAGGCTCACAGAGGCGTCTCAAGCCACCCGACGCAGAGCCGTCGCAACCGTGTGAATGTGCTCCGCTCCAATGCCGCAGCATCCGCCGATCATCGTGGCGCCGGCATCGGCCCACTGGCAGGCGAAACGGGAATAAACATCACCCGTCAGGTCCTGACGCGTGTCGTGCAACCCCTCGTTTGCCGCCTTTTCGTCCGTATCGGTCTCGAAGGCATTGGCATAGACGCCGATCTTGAGGTCGGCGCCTCTTTCGGCGAACACCGCCGCCGCCGTCTCGACCGCATGCTTCATCACTTCCGGCTTGGCGCAGTTGAAGAGCAGCGCCGAAGCGCCCGAGCCGGCGGCCCATTCGGCAGCGGCTCTCACCGTTTCGCCAGACCGCAGCGTCGCCTCGCCGCCTGCCACCTGAGCCTCACCATCGGCAAGCGTGAATGAAATCCAGAACGGCTTCGGATGCGCCTTGATGGCTTCGCTCACAGCCTCACCTTCCGCGATTAGGCTGAGCGTCTCGCCAAGCCAGACATCGATATGCGGCGCCAGATGCTCGACCAGCACCTGGAGATAATCCTGTACGCGCGACGGGTCGAAATTCTCCGGCTCATAGGAGCCGAAGATCGGCGGCAGCGAACCGGCAACCAAGACCTTGCGGTCACTGGCGTCCGCAGCCTCGCGGGCTAGCCGTCCGGAGAGCGCGATCAGATCTGCCCCGTTCTTGGCAAAACGCTCTTCGCCGATGTGGAAAGGCACAAGTGCATAGGAATTGGTGGTGACGACATCGGCACCGGCGGCAATAAATTCCGCATGCACCTGGCGGACGATTTCGGGGCTGTTCATCAGCGCCAGGGCCGACCATTCCGGCTGCTTGAGTTCGGCACCAAGCCGCAACAATTCGCGGCTCATGCCGCCGTCGAGAATAAGGGTGTCTGCCATGGGAATGTCTCCGTCGGATGCGGTCAGGGGGTAAGCGCCTGGTCGAGGTCGGCGATGATATCGGCCGGGGTCTCGAGGCCGATCGACAGGCGGAAGAGCCCGTCGCCGGCATAGGCGCGGTAATCTGCAAGCGGCTCGCCGGTGAGCCGGTAGGTTGAATCCATCATCTCGTCGGTATCCATGAGAACGACGAGGCTGCGCTGATGGCCGAGTGAGAAGGCGTAGTGAGCGA
This window of the Rhizobium glycinendophyticum genome carries:
- a CDS encoding class II glutamine amidotransferase, whose translation is MCGIVGLFLKDKALEPRLGSLLSDMLITMTDRGPDSAGIAIYGETSDGKAKVTVQSAAPGADFLDLAEDLAKAGLTAELAVKSTHAVILIDQSDLANIRSVLTVVRPNVRIMGSGESVEIFKEVGLPKDVVQRFSVRAMGGTHGIGHTRMATESAVTTLGAHPFSTGADQCLVHNGSLSNHNNLRRELIREGMSFETQNDSEVAAAYLTAEMAKGKDLGQALTGALDDLDGFFTFVVGTKTGFGVVRDPIACKPAVMAETEQYVAFGSEYRALVNLPGIETARVWEPEPATVYFWDHEKTA
- a CDS encoding GXGXG domain-containing protein — its product is MPVFDLSHTPLRDLNSALHNLGAGSNDTLFEVVNPRGHHAVAVGIDAPVTVEVKGSVGYYCAGMNDGGTVTIHGSAGPGVAENMMSGTVFIEGDASQYAGATGRGGLLVIKGNAASRCGISMKGIDIVVRGSIGHMSAFMGQSGHLVVCGDAGEALGDSLYEAKLFVRGTVKSLGADCIEKPMKPKHLAKLAELLAKAGITDVKPEEFRRYGSARKLYNFNIDNADAY
- a CDS encoding FMN-binding glutamate synthase family protein; the protein is MSYHNPFTPPRKSATFDDYTLAEIRRAAATGIYDIRGAGTKRKVPHFDDLLFLGASISRYPLEGYREKCDTSVVLGTRFAKKPIELKIPITIAGMSFGALSGNAKEALGRGASLAGTSTTTGDGGMTDEERGHSEKLVYQYLPSRYGMNPRDLRRADAIEVVVGQGAKPGGGGMLLGQKISDRVANMRNLPKGIDQRSACRHPDWTGPDDLEIKILELREITDWEKPVYVKVGGARPYYDTALAVKAGADVVVLDGMQGGTAATQDVFIEHVGMPTLACIRPAVQALQDLGMHRKVQLVISGGIRSGADVAKALALGADAVAIGTAALVAIGDNDPKWEEDYQKLGTTAGAYDDWHEGKDPAGITTQDPDLAARLDPVAAGRRLANYLKVMTLEAQTIARACGKNKLHNLEPEDLCALTMEAAAMAQVPLAGTSWYPGKGGF
- the glnT gene encoding type III glutamate--ammonia ligase, producing the protein MTQDLAGFAKERGIKYFMISYTDLFGAQRAKLVPAQAISDMQKDGAGFAGFATWLDLTPAHPDLFGIPDASSVIQLPWKPEVAWVAADCMMDDEPVAQAPRVVLKKLVAEATKLGLRVKTGVEPEFFLISADGEQISDQYDTAEKPCYDQQALMRRYDVIAEICDHMLALGWKPYQNDHEDANGQFEMNWEYDDALKTADKHSFFKFMVKSIAEKHGLRATFMPKPFKGLTGNGCHAHISVWDLEGQINAFADKDMPFGLSAKGKTFLGGIMKHASALAAITNPTVNSYKRINAPRTVSGATWAPNTVTWTGNNRTHMVRVPGPGRFELRLPDGAVNPYLLQAIIIAAGLSGLKSDADPGPHHDIDMYRDGHTVKDAPRLPLNLLDALREFQKDAPLRTALGDEFSDAYLKLKRSEWDSYCGHFTAWERQTTLDV
- a CDS encoding homocysteine S-methyltransferase family protein, producing MADTLILDGGMSRELLRLGAELKQPEWSALALMNSPEIVRQVHAEFIAAGADVVTTNSYALVPFHIGEERFAKNGADLIALSGRLAREAADASDRKVLVAGSLPPIFGSYEPENFDPSRVQDYLQVLVEHLAPHIDVWLGETLSLIAEGEAVSEAIKAHPKPFWISFTLADGEAQVAGGEATLRSGETVRAAAEWAAGSGASALLFNCAKPEVMKHAVETAAAVFAERGADLKIGVYANAFETDTDEKAANEGLHDTRQDLTGDVYSRFACQWADAGATMIGGCCGIGAEHIHTVATALRRVA